From the Blastomonas fulva genome, one window contains:
- a CDS encoding DEAD/DEAH box helicase family protein has product MPSTERYNENLPRKERTCCRLERQSPDFRRDDDPGDQHCEQGASARTARDYQINLVDNLEEILARSDYAYLEAPTGTGKTVVMAMLARSLGIGEVYYLAHTIDLLKQARASLAELVEEGLADPAQQWHFLTWRKYVSSCVKGLIDKDSPHIALVDECHMGGAFQSATQQKRCFPVIRSMATRRSGSRQLRGC; this is encoded by the coding sequence ATCCCCAGCACTGAACGATACAATGAAAATCTGCCTCGAAAGGAAAGGACATGCTGCAGACTGGAACGACAAAGCCCGGATTTCCGCCGCGACGATGATCCTGGCGATCAACATTGCGAGCAGGGCGCGTCTGCGAGAACAGCCCGGGACTATCAGATCAATCTCGTCGACAACCTGGAAGAGATCCTCGCCAGAAGCGACTATGCCTATCTGGAAGCCCCGACCGGGACAGGGAAGACGGTTGTGATGGCGATGCTGGCCCGTTCACTCGGAATTGGCGAGGTCTACTATCTCGCCCACACGATTGACCTGTTGAAGCAGGCCCGCGCCAGCCTCGCCGAGCTCGTTGAAGAGGGTCTCGCCGACCCCGCCCAGCAGTGGCATTTTCTCACCTGGCGGAAATATGTGTCATCCTGCGTCAAGGGACTGATCGACAAGGACAGCCCTCACATCGCCCTCGTTGATGAATGTCATATGGGAGGTGCGTTCCAATCGGCCACCCAACAGAAGCGGTGCTTCCCCGTCATTCGGTCGATGGCCACAAGACGGTCTGGATCTCGGCAACTCCGTGGATGCTGA